From the Lemur catta isolate mLemCat1 chromosome 1, mLemCat1.pri, whole genome shotgun sequence genome, the window AGAGTATTAATAAGGACCTTCTAAAAACTTGTCAAAGTAATACATGAACAAGATTGAAAAATCAAATGGCAAAGAAAGATTTCTGTGAAAAGGAATTTTCCTGCTTTATCCTTTCCCGCTCCCAGCCTGTATCCCCTGAGGCAACTACATTTAACCagtagtaacaataataataatctctTAATGCCCATCTCTCTTTGATACAATTTGACTCTTTTAATTTCCTCCTGTTGCTTCACCTTCCTTATTACAATGTCTTAACACTTCATTAtaagtatttttctaaaagtcATGGTTATTGTGTAACATGTAAATATTATGAAACTAGCTTGGACATTTTTGTCATGAATAATTTCTAGCTAATGTTTCTTAGCTGAATTTAATTTAGGCATCTGTTTTTGGTGAAGTGGTTAGAATTTCGAGTTCTCTCTTACGGGTCAACTTCAAGTGTAATTATGATTTCACTTTAGGGCATGTGGGATTTAGAAAGCAGCAGTGAACATTATGAAATTATGAATGTGTCCTTTGGATGTTAAATGCATTGCACCAAGCATGAGCTGTGTGATCTGCCTAGAGATCAGaggtataattttgttttgtttcgtttcaCAATTCGGTTTAATAAAAGAGATTTCATTTACCTCAAATGATATTTCTTCATAATGCTTGAGAGAAATGGGTAATGCTGTGTAACTCTGAAGCTTTgattgcatatgtgtgtgttttttttcacTCCCATAGGCAATTATTTCCAGTCAGAGAAGGAAACCAGAGCCTGGCATTCTCACCAGCTTTTCACCTGCCATGATCAAGTGCTTGTCAGTTGAAGTTCAAGCCAAATTGCGTTCTGGTTTGGCCATAAACTCCTTAGGCCAATGTGTTGAGGAACTTGCCCTCAACAGTATTGATGCTGAAGCAAAATGTGTGGCTGTCAGGGTGAACATGGAAACCTTCCAAGTTCAAGTGATAGACAATGGATTTGGCATGGGGAGTGATGATGTGGACAAGGTGGGAAATCGTTATTTCACTAGTAAATGCAGCTCAGTACAGGACTTGGAGAATCCCAGGTTTTATGGTTTCCGAGGGGAGGCCTTGGCAAGCATAGCTGACATGGCCAGTGCTGTGGAAATTTCGTCCAAGAAAAACAGGACAACGAAAACCTTTGTGAAATTGTTTCAGAATGGAAAAGCCCTGAAAGCTTGTGAAGCTGATTTGAGTAGACCAAGTGCTGGGACAACAGTAACAGTATATAACTTGTTTTACCAGTTACCTGTAAGAAGGAAATGCATGGATCCTAGACTGGAGTTCGAGAAAGTCAGGCAAAGGGTAGAAGCGCTCTCACTCATGCacccttccatttctttctctttgagaaaTGATGTTTCTGGTTCCATGGTTCTTCAGCTCCCTAAAACCAAAGACGTCTGTTCCCGATTTTGTCAGATTTATGGTTTGGGGAAGTCCCAAaagttaagagaaataaattttaaatataaggagTTTGAGCTTAGTGGCTATATCAGCTCCGAAGCACATTACAATAAGAATATGCAGTTTTTATTTGTGAACAAAAGACTAGTTTTAAAGACAAAGTTGCATAAACTCATTGACTTTTTATTAAGGAGAGAAAGTAGTATATGCAAGCCAAAGAATGGCCCTGCCAGTAGGCAAATGAATTCAAGTCCTCGGCATCGTTCTACCCCAGAACTCTATGGGATATATGTAATCAATGTGCAGTGCCAATTCTGTGAGTATGATGTGTGCATGGAGCCAGCAAAAACTCTGATTGAGTTTCAAAACTGGGATACACTCTTGATTTGCATTCAGGAAGgagtgaaaatgtttttaaagcgagaaaaattatttgtagaatTATCAGGTGAGGACATTAAGGAATTTAGTGAACATAATGATTTTAGTTTATTTGGTGCTGCTCTTCAGAAGCATATATCTTCTGATGAGAAGCATGACCAGGGCAGTTTCCAGGAAGCGTGTAATAACATTTTGGATTCCTATGAGATGTGCAATTTGCAATCAAAAGCTGTGAAAAGAAAAGCTACTATAGAAAGCATAAACACACAGAACTCTAGGGATTCAGAAGCTATCAGAAAAGATACaaacaattcatttttgtatacttATGAATCAGATGGCCAAGGCCATAGTAAAAGGACAGAGTCATCTACACAAAACAAAGATAGCTCTTGCTCAGACTCAAGGATGTTAGAACAAGAGACAATTGAAGCAACAGAACCAGGAGgaaatgagaaacataaaaaatctTGCTTAGAACATAACTCTTTAGAAAATCCATGTGGGACCAGTGCAGAAATGTTTCCAAGCCCTTTTCAGACACCACATCACTTTGAGGAGAGTGGAATGGATCGAGAAATACAGAAAGTAAGTACTACTGTTAGTGGCATAGCTACTAACATCttcaaaaataatagaattcaGAATCCACTAGAGAGATTTAAAGATACCACTGAAATGGGATGCCAACCTCTGCCTTTTGAAACAGCATCACTGAGAGTACATAGTGCTcagatagagaaagagaaaagaaaaaaagaacctagTCACTGTGGAAGAATAAACGTTTTTAGTTATGGACAAGTTAAATTATGTTCCACTGGCTTTATAACTCATGTGGTACAAAATGAGCAAACTAAATCAACTGAAACAGAgcactcatttaaaaattatgttcgACCTGGTCCCACAAGTGCCCAAGAAGCATTTGGAAATAGAACACGTCATTCAGTTGAAACTCCAAACATCATAGATTTAGCCAGCACCTTAAGTAAAGAATCTGCTCAACTGCCCAACAAAAAATTTTGCAGGACAAATATAAGTTATGGGCTTGAGAATGAAACTATaacaacttctaaaaatattactGTTTTTCAGGAAGGTAGTAAAAAATCACATACAGGTTGCTTATTACCTGATACATCCTCTGCTTTCCCTTGGCATAGACATCTGTCAAATGGTAGTAAAAGAACAGATAAATTGATTGGTTCCTCCAAACCCATAGTGCGTAAGAAGCTAAGCTTGAGTTCACAACTAGGATCTTTAGAGAAGTTTAAGAGGCAATATGGAACGGTTAAAAATCCTCTGGACATAGAAGTggagaaaaattatattgaagTCACTACCAATCTCAGTCCTCAAGCTGAACCTGATGTTCCACTGAAAGATAAAAGCCACTTGGACAACtctgatatttataaaatcattacTGTGGAGCATAATGATTCCAATAGTTGTCAACCAGTAAGTCACATGCTTTACTCAGAGAAGTTTCCGTTTTCCAAGGATGAAGATTGTTTGGAACAACAGACGCCTCGTTTGAGAGAAAGTCCTGTAACTCTACAGGAGTTATCTCACTTTGATAGAAAACTTTTGGATCTTGAGAAGTTACCTAATTCACTAGCCTCTAAATTATCCAGACTGAAGGGTtctgaaaaagaaactcaaaCAGTGGAGGTGACGAGTCATTTTAATGAACTTCCAAATTCAGATTCCAGTAGGAAAGGTTTGTGCAGTGAATCAACCCTAGATTTttgtaagttatttaaaaatgagcataaaaAAACAGAGAGTGGTATCATCCCAATGTCAGATTCTGTCACACAGGATAATTCCTTTAATACAGATAGTGAAACATATTCTAACAACAAAGCAAAAGAGAACTCTGTGATTCCAGAAACTCCTTTGGTATTACCCTATGATTCTAAAGTTATCAGTAAAGATTCAGATGTTCTTATCAGAGCTTCAGAACAACAGATAGGAAGTCCTGACTCTCCCAGTAGAATGTTAGTGAGTCAGGTAGAAGATTCCACGGGCGACCAAAATGGAATTTGTTTTCCCAACAAGGAATCTAAAGCAAGAGCTTGTTCTGAAAAGGAAGAGTCCAACATGTGTTCTTTGGATTGGCAGCAGCATTTTGATGCAGCCCTGGGAAGAATGGTTTACATCAACAAAAGAACTGGACTTAGCACATTCATTGCTCCTACTGAGGACGTTGAGACCGCATGTACTAAAGACCTGACAACTGTAGCTGTGGATGTCGTACTTGAGAATGGTAAGTATACAGTGCTCGCTGGCATGAAATTCTTTTGAAGATAGGATAATGGGCAAGGAGTAAGATACACACTGTTCAAAGAAGTGATCTCAACAGATAGAACATTTTGAAAACCAGTTATAAAACACACGTTGTGTTTTATGGTATGTGAAGATTCTCTAGGTCCAactcatttaaatgtaaaaatacaatgaaaaattgaTATAGGATACCTTAGTGTACATATATGTGTCTAggggtgtatgtatgtgtaagAAGAAAGAGGGTGAGACAgtcaaattttaatgaaaatagtaCTATTAATAGCTGGGGAGAGCCACAGTACTTTCCTATCCTACTTTCCCCTGCCTCCGAAATACACAGCTTTCCTagaaatttgtcttttgtttatttagagacaggatcttgctttttCGCCCAGCTTGGAGTGCTgaggtatgatcatagctcactgcagcttcgaactcctgggctcaagcaatcctgcctcaccctcctgaatagcatgtgccaccaggcctagctaatttttcttattttttatcgagatggagtcttgttacattgcccaggctggtcttaaactcctgggctcaagtgatcctccctcctttgtcacccaaagtgctgggattgcaggcatgagccatcacacccccCAGAAATTTATCTTTAAAGGCACCtgcaggctgggcacggtagctcacgcctgtaatcctagcactctgggaggccgagacaggaggattgcttgagctcaggagtttaagaccaccctgagcaagagtgagacccctatctctactaaaaatagaaaagttagctgggtgtcgtggtatgtgtctgtagtcccagttactcgggaggctgaagcagaaggatcacttgaactcagttTTCAGTTGCAGGGAGCTATACCCTTCAttacactctacctggggtgacacagtgagactttgtctcaaaaaataaaataaaataaaggcaccTGCAGCGCCAGTGTGGTATTATCCTGGAAGTTTCTCTCTGTGCTCCCAGGTTAAAAGCCAGAATGATTCTGTAATCATCCTAGGTTTCCCTGTGAGCTCTATGGCTCAGTACAATactatatttatgaatttttttccagaaagtaaGACTTGAccataaatttttcaaaatataagttaAGTATACACTTTCATAACTATACTTTTCAAATGTACTTTACTTTAAAGCATATGGTAATCCACTTGATCTGTTTATGGTATAACTAGCTGTTACTCAGGAAGACAATAATATGGCTTTTAGATTATACCACAAGGCTACATTAGAGCCTGGACTAGGACTCTGGGTTCTCAGGGTTCAATCAACGTTAAAAGTGACATTGTTTTGGCAGTGTGTTGAGAGCCAGATGTTGGGAGATGGTAAAGCTGATTTCTATCTGGCTATAAATCCTGGCTTTGCACTACGAGGATAAACATGAAATCGGCACCCATGTTCAAAGTCTTGAATGCTGCTAAAGAATGTAAAGtgtatgaatataattttaagtcaACTCATAATTTCTCCTTAGAGGAATATCTTTAGCAGGAGGTTCTGATTTAAGGTTAAATAAGACCTTcgaagttttttcattttttccttgtgAAAAATATAATCACTGTAGGAACTTTCAAAGTATTAAATAGGAGAAGACCCTTTTCTTTCAGTATTAGTCCTGAGATTATCAAGTTGCTTTTAAAGCAACTTTATGTGCTTTTAATCCATGTAGTTTTACGTCCTGATTTATACTGATTGCTTATCAGAGGTAAATCTAAGGCACTGGCACCTCATCTTCCTGAAATGCAACTGCTTCTGCTATGGTGCCAAAAAGCAACTGGATTACATTATACTGTGAGATGGTTGTTGCTAAAACAAAGGGGGAATCTTAGCTGCCATACTCACCATTGACATCTGCTCCTGTTAAATAAATCTAGATGCATAAAACACTTTAACCTACTTAACTTTCAGGACTAGCATATCTTGTAGTGAATTTTTGAGGGTCATGCTAAGTCATAGTTTcctaatgaaaaatatttttggtatagaAGCAAGTTCCATGAAAAGATGGCTCCTCCACACCCTGCATTCACATGGGATGTTACCTTTCTAGAAATGGTTGatgtaggccaggcacggtggctcacgcctgtaatcctagcactctgggaggccgaggcgggaggatcgctcgaggtcaggagtttgagaccagcctgagcaagagcgagaccccgtctctactaaaaatataaagaaattagccaaacaactaaaaatagaaaaaattagctgggcatggtggtgcatgcttgtagtcccagctgctcgggaggctgaggcagaaggattgcttgagtccaagagtctgaggttgctgtgagctaggctgacgccacggcactctagcccaggcaacagagtgagactctgtctccaaaaaaaaaaaaagaaaataaatggctgATGTAGAGCAGGACATTAGGACAGTTTTGAACCATACGTTAAAAAGTTACATGAGATGAATTGTTCAGAGATAAGTGTTACTGTACAGAGGAGAGGCTCTATAAAGGTCATTTTAAGTAATATCAAGTCTCCAAGCCctggtaattttttctttaaaatgtctttaactCAGTTTTTTCTATTAGTAGTTAAAAACCTTATTTCACCTTATAccttaatttttatcatttttagttaATCTCTCTTAAGTTTTTGTCCAACAGgtttgtctttttgaaataacAGTTTCATTATGTTTTGCTCCTGTTCAAAAGCTGTCAAATTCAGCagtttctaaaacacaaatctgatcatcCTTCAGAGAGAAAGGTAGAATTCGAGCCAGATCTTACCAGACTTTGCAGTTTGAATTGAGAATCTTTCATTCAtgcatctattcatttattcattcagcatttGTTGATCATTCACACCATGCTAGGTGCTGTCACATTGCAGATTAACTGACTTTGCTTTCAGGAGTTCACAGTCTGTTAGGGAAGACAGTTATCTAAACATAATTGTAATAAGGTAAGTGTTATAATAGAGACATAAATTAGAGATTTGTGAAGTGTGCATCAAGTTATGGTGACAATTCAGTACCACTATATGTCTAATATAGGGTTTCTCTGAATAATTCTTTGCTGTAGGGTTTGTCCTATGCATCATAGATGTTTAGGAGCATCTGGCCTTTATCTGCTAGATGCCAGTAACACCCGTCACCCAAGTTGTAACAATGAAAAATACCTCaaggcattgccaaatgtcccctcaTGCAGAATTGCCTCCCATTGAGAATCACTGTGACCTCGTCTAGATATCATTCTGTCTGGTATGGATGGATATGGGACTAAGCATTAGTGTAGATTCCTAAGTTAACACAATAATTTCATTAAAGAACTTCTGATTCTCAATCTAGTGTTTAGTACTCTTTCTTATGTCTTGATTCAGTTTGTACAGAATagtttatttgtgttttgattttaaattcctaggtttttcttttttgtatttaggGTTTCAGTACAGGTGTCATCCTTTTAGAAGCAACcttgttcttcctttccttccaagAGCGCGGGCAGAGAGGACTGTGATGAGACAGAATGACAGAGGTAGGGGCAACAGGGATTGCCGGGCCACCCAGTACACCCCAGGGCACCTAGTATACACTGTGCCACCTACCTCAAAAAGCAAAGCAGGGCTACATTAAGCTTGATCAGTGCCAGCTGTACCTTACTGGAACCAGGAATTCCCCACGGCCCTATTTAACAGCAGAACTAAGTAATTCAGTGCATGCATTTAGATCAGAAATTACTTTTCCAGACTTGAGGTCAATACTTGGTGATTATGCATAGTCTGTGGTGTCTTGTGATTGGggaaatgtttcttatttttaaaaagattggaGTTGCACTCCATACTGTAGTAGTTTTATCTAAGGAGAACTCtttgaaaaaagttaaacatttattatttttcatttgttttcaagaATAGATAAGGTATATTTTACCTAAAGGCAGTGAGGCTACTAATTTGAGCCATAGTTTCTTCTGAACTGGACTTATATTCTGAAATGTCTCTTGTAAACAGTTTGGAGAAAAGCTATAATGCCACAAGATAGTTTAAGAAGTAACAGATCGAAACAATGTAGCGATACCACAAACACTGAACATTTCTAGAATATAGGAACAAGCGTCTGATCTTTGATCTTGAGGCTGCAGCTCACCAAACAGGAGATGACATTCCCCCTTTTCCTTGGGGCTTTTGATGCCAACTTTACCTGTCTCCTTTTGCTCTAGATACTGTGGATGATGCTGTTGGTAGTGAATCGCTTCAGTCCTTATTATCAGAATGGGACAATCCAGTATTTGCTCGTTATCCAGAGGTGAGTCTACAGCAATTTTTCTTTgcctgttattttaaaattggaatttcaagccaggcccagtggcacatgcctgtagtcccagctacttgagtgtcacttgagcccgggagtttgaggccacagtgtgCTAAGATTGTGcgtgtgaatagccactgcactccagcctgggcaacatagtgagaccctgtctcttaaaaaatgaataactaagtaaaaataaaaataaaatttgaatttcatttaagcTAGATATGGGCATGAATGACTATACTAATTTGTAATTATGAATAGAAACTGGGcatatttctgaataatttatttggaaattaatgtTTAATGTGAAGAGGAGGAATCAAATTCCTAGCATATTGGAAGCTCAGGCATTTTGGATTAAACATGTATAATCAATGCATGACTAGTGAATGCTTTTACCACTCTTAAAAAACCTG encodes:
- the MLH3 gene encoding DNA mismatch repair protein Mlh3 isoform X1 produces the protein MIKCLSVEVQAKLRSGLAINSLGQCVEELALNSIDAEAKCVAVRVNMETFQVQVIDNGFGMGSDDVDKVGNRYFTSKCSSVQDLENPRFYGFRGEALASIADMASAVEISSKKNRTTKTFVKLFQNGKALKACEADLSRPSAGTTVTVYNLFYQLPVRRKCMDPRLEFEKVRQRVEALSLMHPSISFSLRNDVSGSMVLQLPKTKDVCSRFCQIYGLGKSQKLREINFKYKEFELSGYISSEAHYNKNMQFLFVNKRLVLKTKLHKLIDFLLRRESSICKPKNGPASRQMNSSPRHRSTPELYGIYVINVQCQFCEYDVCMEPAKTLIEFQNWDTLLICIQEGVKMFLKREKLFVELSGEDIKEFSEHNDFSLFGAALQKHISSDEKHDQGSFQEACNNILDSYEMCNLQSKAVKRKATIESINTQNSRDSEAIRKDTNNSFLYTYESDGQGHSKRTESSTQNKDSSCSDSRMLEQETIEATEPGGNEKHKKSCLEHNSLENPCGTSAEMFPSPFQTPHHFEESGMDREIQKVSTTVSGIATNIFKNNRIQNPLERFKDTTEMGCQPLPFETASLRVHSAQIEKEKRKKEPSHCGRINVFSYGQVKLCSTGFITHVVQNEQTKSTETEHSFKNYVRPGPTSAQEAFGNRTRHSVETPNIIDLASTLSKESAQLPNKKFCRTNISYGLENETITTSKNITVFQEGSKKSHTGCLLPDTSSAFPWHRHLSNGSKRTDKLIGSSKPIVRKKLSLSSQLGSLEKFKRQYGTVKNPLDIEVEKNYIEVTTNLSPQAEPDVPLKDKSHLDNSDIYKIITVEHNDSNSCQPVSHMLYSEKFPFSKDEDCLEQQTPRLRESPVTLQELSHFDRKLLDLEKLPNSLASKLSRLKGSEKETQTVEVTSHFNELPNSDSSRKGLCSESTLDFCKLFKNEHKKTESGIIPMSDSVTQDNSFNTDSETYSNNKAKENSVIPETPLVLPYDSKVISKDSDVLIRASEQQIGSPDSPSRMLVSQVEDSTGDQNGICFPNKESKARACSEKEESNMCSLDWQQHFDAALGRMVYINKRTGLSTFIAPTEDVETACTKDLTTVAVDVVLENGFQYRCHPFRSNLVLPFLPRARAERTVMRQNDRDTVDDAVGSESLQSLLSEWDNPVFARYPEVAVDVSSGQAESLAVKIHNILFPYRFTKEMIHSMQVLQQVDNKFIACMMSTKTEESGKAGGNLLVLVDQHAAHERVRLEQLIIDSYERQQPQGSARKKLLSSTLIPPLEITVTEEQRRLLRCYHKNLEDLGLEFIFPHTSDSLVLVGKVPLCFVEREANELRRGRSTVTKSIVEEFIREQVELLQTTGGIQGTLPLTVQKVLASQACHGAIKFNDGLSLEESCRLIEALSWCQLPFQCAHGRPSMLPLADIDHLEQEKQIKPNLAKLRKMVQAWHLFGKAGCDTGQSLQQSLPPCEPP
- the MLH3 gene encoding DNA mismatch repair protein Mlh3 isoform X2 — translated: MIKCLSVEVQAKLRSGLAINSLGQCVEELALNSIDAEAKCVAVRVNMETFQVQVIDNGFGMGSDDVDKVGNRYFTSKCSSVQDLENPRFYGFRGEALASIADMASAVEISSKKNRTTKTFVKLFQNGKALKACEADLSRPSAGTTVTVYNLFYQLPVRRKCMDPRLEFEKVRQRVEALSLMHPSISFSLRNDVSGSMVLQLPKTKDVCSRFCQIYGLGKSQKLREINFKYKEFELSGYISSEAHYNKNMQFLFVNKRLVLKTKLHKLIDFLLRRESSICKPKNGPASRQMNSSPRHRSTPELYGIYVINVQCQFCEYDVCMEPAKTLIEFQNWDTLLICIQEGVKMFLKREKLFVELSGEDIKEFSEHNDFSLFGAALQKHISSDEKHDQGSFQEACNNILDSYEMCNLQSKAVKRKATIESINTQNSRDSEAIRKDTNNSFLYTYESDGQGHSKRTESSTQNKDSSCSDSRMLEQETIEATEPGGNEKHKKSCLEHNSLENPCGTSAEMFPSPFQTPHHFEESGMDREIQKVSTTVSGIATNIFKNNRIQNPLERFKDTTEMGCQPLPFETASLRVHSAQIEKEKRKKEPSHCGRINVFSYGQVKLCSTGFITHVVQNEQTKSTETEHSFKNYVRPGPTSAQEAFGNRTRHSVETPNIIDLASTLSKESAQLPNKKFCRTNISYGLENETITTSKNITVFQEGSKKSHTGCLLPDTSSAFPWHRHLSNGSKRTDKLIGSSKPIVRKKLSLSSQLGSLEKFKRQYGTVKNPLDIEVEKNYIEVTTNLSPQAEPDVPLKDKSHLDNSDIYKIITVEHNDSNSCQPVSHMLYSEKFPFSKDEDCLEQQTPRLRESPVTLQELSHFDRKLLDLEKLPNSLASKLSRLKGSEKETQTVEVTSHFNELPNSDSSRKGLCSESTLDFCKLFKNEHKKTESGIIPMSDSVTQDNSFNTDSETYSNNKAKENSVIPETPLVLPYDSKVISKDSDVLIRASEQQIGSPDSPSRMLVSQVEDSTGDQNGICFPNKESKARACSEKEESNMCSLDWQQHFDAALGRMVYINKRTGLSTFIAPTEDVETACTKDLTTVAVDVVLENDTVDDAVGSESLQSLLSEWDNPVFARYPEVAVDVSSGQAESLAVKIHNILFPYRFTKEMIHSMQVLQQVDNKFIACMMSTKTEESGKAGGNLLVLVDQHAAHERVRLEQLIIDSYERQQPQGSARKKLLSSTLIPPLEITVTEEQRRLLRCYHKNLEDLGLEFIFPHTSDSLVLVGKVPLCFVEREANELRRGRSTVTKSIVEEFIREQVELLQTTGGIQGTLPLTVQKVLASQACHGAIKFNDGLSLEESCRLIEALSWCQLPFQCAHGRPSMLPLADIDHLEQEKQIKPNLAKLRKMVQAWHLFGKAGCDTGQSLQQSLPPCEPP
- the MLH3 gene encoding DNA mismatch repair protein Mlh3 isoform X3, giving the protein MIKCLSVEVQAKLRSGLAINSLGQCVEELALNSIDAEAKCVAVRVNMETFQVQVIDNGFGMGSDDVDKVGNRYFTSKCSSVQDLENPRFYGFRGEALASIADMASAVEISSKKNRTTKTFVKLFQNGKALKACEADLSRPSAGTTVTVYNLFYQLPVRRKCMDPRLEFEKVRQRVEALSLMHPSISFSLRNDVSGSMVLQLPKTKDVCSRFCQIYGLGKSQKLREINFKYKEFELSGYISSEAHYNKNMQFLFVNKRLVLKTKLHKLIDFLLRRESSICKPKNGPASRQMNSSPRHRSTPELYGIYVINVQCQFCEYDVCMEPAKTLIEFQNWDTLLICIQEGVKMFLKREKLFVELSGEDIKEFSEHNDFSLFGAALQKHISSDEKHDQGSFQEACNNILDSYEMCNLQSKAVKRKATIESINTQNSRDSEAIRKDTNNSFLYTYESDGQGHSKRTESSTQNKDSSCSDSRMLEQETIEATEPGGNEKHKKSCLEHNSLENPCGTSAEMFPSPFQTPHHFEESGMDREIQKESKARACSEKEESNMCSLDWQQHFDAALGRMVYINKRTGLSTFIAPTEDVETACTKDLTTVAVDVVLENGFQYRCHPFRSNLVLPFLPRARAERTVMRQNDRDTVDDAVGSESLQSLLSEWDNPVFARYPEVAVDVSSGQAESLAVKIHNILFPYRFTKEMIHSMQVLQQVDNKFIACMMSTKTEESGKAGGNLLVLVDQHAAHERVRLEQLIIDSYERQQPQGSARKKLLSSTLIPPLEITVTEEQRRLLRCYHKNLEDLGLEFIFPHTSDSLVLVGKVPLCFVEREANELRRGRSTVTKSIVEEFIREQVELLQTTGGIQGTLPLTVQKVLASQACHGAIKFNDGLSLEESCRLIEALSWCQLPFQCAHGRPSMLPLADIDHLEQEKQIKPNLAKLRKMVQAWHLFGKAGCDTGQSLQQSLPPCEPP